A single window of Hymenobacter sp. APR13 DNA harbors:
- a CDS encoding DUF3089 domain-containing protein, translating to MLWLLPLLLGSCIKLIKPHHEFAADKEPPVPDYALPANWAALPTTRDSADAVPLHTGLRDQQATAPADVFFLHLTTRILPKGWNADPADADLNQFTEKFSIMRQASVFNAAGRIYAPHYRQATLYAFFDSTANGSKALELAYQDVKASFRYYLEHYNQGRPIILAGHSQGAYHARRLLQEFFDNDPKLRRQLVAAYLVGFEVRPERYKVLRPCEDSLQTGCYVSWNTAEWGYDYPPYHGALATNPLTWKTDTITAPAALNSGSVPASFDRIDTTLTDAKVHNGVLWVHPPKASGYPRFLLPGRPELRHSFHLADYGLFYLNVRRNAVARVQSFTKQPLRP from the coding sequence ATGCTGTGGCTGCTGCCGCTGCTGCTCGGCTCCTGCATCAAGCTCATCAAGCCGCACCACGAATTCGCGGCCGATAAGGAGCCGCCTGTACCCGACTACGCGCTACCCGCTAACTGGGCGGCCCTGCCCACCACTCGCGACTCAGCCGACGCTGTACCGCTCCACACCGGCCTGCGCGACCAGCAGGCCACCGCGCCGGCCGACGTGTTCTTCCTGCACCTCACCACCCGCATTCTGCCCAAAGGCTGGAACGCCGACCCCGCCGACGCCGACCTCAACCAGTTTACCGAGAAGTTCAGCATCATGCGGCAGGCGTCGGTGTTCAACGCCGCCGGCCGTATCTACGCGCCGCACTACCGGCAGGCCACGCTCTACGCCTTCTTCGACAGCACTGCCAACGGCTCCAAAGCGCTGGAATTAGCGTATCAGGATGTGAAGGCGTCGTTCCGTTATTACCTGGAGCACTACAACCAGGGGCGGCCCATCATCTTGGCCGGACACAGCCAGGGGGCGTACCATGCCCGCCGCCTACTGCAGGAGTTTTTCGATAACGATCCTAAGCTGCGCCGCCAACTGGTAGCCGCTTACCTGGTGGGCTTCGAGGTGCGACCCGAGCGGTACAAGGTGCTGCGACCCTGCGAGGATTCGCTGCAGACGGGCTGCTACGTGAGCTGGAACACGGCCGAGTGGGGCTACGACTATCCGCCCTACCATGGTGCCCTCGCCACAAACCCGCTCACCTGGAAAACCGACACCATCACGGCCCCCGCGGCCCTCAACAGTGGCAGCGTCCCGGCCAGCTTTGACCGGATTGACACCACGCTCACCGACGCTAAAGTGCACAACGGCGTGCTGTGGGTGCACCCGCCCAAAGCCAGCGGCTACCCCCGCTTCCTGCTGCCCGGCCGCCCCGAGCTGCGCCACTCCTTCCACCTCGCCGATTATGGCCTGTTCTACCTGAATGTGCGCCGCAACGCCGTAGCGCGGGTGCAATCCTTCACCAAACAGCCCTTACGCCCTTAA
- a CDS encoding SHOCT domain-containing protein, with the protein MEKDTSTFETLRQLKEWLDAGIITPQEFTTLKQKLLSGESAATPPEAPQPSAAPAFEPTTVSPVEDLMLPPITHHTPLEPVAPMPPMPASPAEPLSRPIVAGRPEASPSVPAATQYSVPAPGYEPEQVEDVEDMPYVAPTKSPLSTILIVGGILALLALVAYLMLGNQESERLTSTSRTAADSLAVTPEEGPQAEQIDLPPVAVPETVRVAPALPPAATPANPDTAEEAEEAPAEMPAETTPALSDNAATARAQQVLESYYADMQAAPFSAAQHFAPTVERFYTLSGTTPAAIEAELNRTHFPEFTEAETQIEPGSLQISPAVSDGSRVVTYRERSKAFRQSMQKHQQTAAQVRVRLDKNFKIIYLRQEKLLENTFTD; encoded by the coding sequence ATGGAAAAAGACACTTCGACGTTTGAAACGCTCCGGCAGCTGAAAGAATGGCTTGACGCCGGCATCATCACGCCTCAGGAATTCACCACCCTAAAGCAAAAGCTGCTATCTGGCGAAAGTGCTGCTACCCCACCCGAGGCTCCGCAGCCGTCGGCTGCGCCCGCCTTCGAGCCTACTACCGTCTCACCGGTGGAAGACCTGATGCTGCCCCCCATTACGCACCATACGCCTCTGGAACCCGTAGCGCCGATGCCTCCCATGCCGGCTTCGCCAGCCGAGCCGCTGAGCCGGCCCATCGTAGCGGGTAGGCCCGAGGCCTCGCCTTCTGTACCGGCCGCCACGCAGTATAGCGTTCCTGCGCCCGGCTACGAGCCGGAGCAGGTGGAAGACGTGGAGGATATGCCCTACGTGGCCCCAACCAAAAGCCCGCTCAGCACCATCCTCATCGTGGGCGGCATTCTGGCCCTGCTGGCGCTAGTGGCCTACCTGATGCTGGGCAACCAGGAGTCGGAGCGGCTAACCAGCACCTCGCGCACCGCCGCCGACTCGCTGGCCGTTACGCCCGAGGAAGGCCCGCAGGCCGAGCAGATTGACCTGCCCCCGGTGGCCGTACCCGAAACCGTGCGGGTAGCACCGGCCCTGCCGCCCGCGGCCACCCCTGCCAATCCCGATACGGCCGAAGAGGCCGAAGAAGCCCCCGCCGAAATGCCCGCCGAAACCACCCCGGCCTTGTCGGATAACGCCGCTACGGCCCGGGCCCAACAGGTGCTGGAGTCGTATTACGCCGATATGCAGGCCGCACCGTTCAGCGCCGCGCAGCACTTCGCGCCTACCGTCGAGCGGTTCTACACGCTTTCCGGCACTACGCCCGCAGCTATTGAGGCCGAGCTGAACCGCACGCACTTCCCCGAGTTTACGGAGGCCGAAACTCAGATTGAGCCCGGCAGCCTGCAGATAAGCCCCGCCGTTAGCGACGGCTCGCGCGTGGTAACGTACCGGGAGCGGAGCAAGGCGTTCCGGCAGTCGATGCAGAAGCACCAGCAAACCGCCGCCCAAGTGCGGGTACGCCTCGACAAGAACTTCAAAATCATCTATCTGCGGCAGGAAAAGCTGCTCGAAAACACGTTCACCGACTAA
- a CDS encoding DUF6624 domain-containing protein, giving the protein MMKKLLVALLLYLPVGACAQGGAILYPKLSKTLDSLAYVDQWPMQRLMEQQPDSAGRDLYKVQKDNFARHQPILEAIVKRYGYPGFRQVGEQSANNFWLLVQHADAHPEFQQRILKLMKEEVKKKNASHRNYAYLTDRVAEASGQPQEYGTQVVYKGAGIGKAEPKSLRDPQNVNKRRAAIGMETLEEYLEMNNKMHEQMNAPKPASL; this is encoded by the coding sequence ATGATGAAAAAACTGCTGGTTGCGCTGCTGCTGTATCTGCCCGTAGGCGCTTGCGCCCAAGGTGGTGCCATCTTGTATCCGAAGCTGAGCAAGACGCTGGATAGTCTGGCTTACGTGGACCAGTGGCCCATGCAACGCCTCATGGAGCAGCAGCCCGACAGCGCCGGCCGCGACTTATACAAGGTGCAGAAAGACAACTTTGCCCGCCATCAACCCATACTGGAAGCCATTGTAAAACGGTATGGCTACCCGGGTTTTCGGCAGGTTGGTGAGCAAAGCGCCAACAACTTCTGGCTGCTCGTGCAGCACGCTGACGCCCACCCAGAGTTTCAGCAGCGGATTCTAAAGCTCATGAAGGAGGAAGTAAAAAAGAAGAATGCCAGTCATCGCAACTATGCTTACCTCACCGACCGTGTAGCCGAAGCTTCAGGCCAGCCTCAGGAATACGGTACACAGGTAGTCTATAAAGGTGCAGGAATTGGCAAGGCGGAGCCCAAGTCTTTGCGCGACCCACAGAATGTGAATAAACGTCGCGCTGCCATTGGCATGGAAACGCTGGAGGAGTATCTGGAGATGAATAACAAGATGCACGAGCAGATGAATGCACCCAAGCCGGCGAGCTTGTAA